In Pleurodeles waltl isolate 20211129_DDA chromosome 5, aPleWal1.hap1.20221129, whole genome shotgun sequence, the DNA window aaggtGTTCCTGCAACACGTCAGTCTAATTCTTTTTTTATAGTCCACTAATCTACGCTATCAAAATTGAAAATATATAAACAAAGGTTAACTAATTGAAGGGGCTAGGGGGAGAATCTCACTGTCATACATTCAATGAAGCCCAACCAAATGGGTTAAGATGAAGCCTCCAGACTATAAAAATCAAGCAGATCTGAAACATAAAAGAGCATGCAAGTGAGGCTTCCAGACTTCCTCCTTTGCTGGTTCAGCATAGGCAAAGAAGAAATTAacgaagaggagaaaaaaaaaaaattaataataattttttttatctaCGCCTCCTTTCTAAATGCAAGATAACAGAAATAGATTGTTGTATGCCTTGCAGTTAAGTCGTAATAAAATAATTtaacacgaaaaaaaaaaaaatcatagtttCAATGAACCAGTGTCAAAGAATAAGTAaagtatgcatgcatgcatttaaTAGCCCCAAATTTTATTGTATGAAAAAGACAAATTGCATGTGAAAATTTAACTCACCTTCCGAGACCAGCAACACAATGTACTGCAATGCAACATCCAGGTTCTTCACGGAATTTAGCTTTCAGAAGACTGAGCCAATCATCTACAATTTGGTTGGAGGGGGGTGCACCATCATCaaaaggccaatcctacaacagaaAGCGACTTGATTGGAATACAGCAGATTTTTTAATGTGCACTCAGGAGCAGTGCATTAGTGTTAAAAATCTTAGGCTTAGGGTGACCCCCTAAAAGCAGCAAtgcccacttttttgtttttaggtcTTGCCAGCGTGTGCTTTTGCACGTCCGAGCATATAAAATCAGACAGACAGGATTGATATGCAAGTGGTCGCTGTGATAAAAGTTGTGTGTGTTCACACAATAGACGGACATCAAGCTCCCCTCCACTTCGGTCAGGAATGACTACTTCCTATTTAGTCGTACTGCCTAGCATTGGTGTGCACCATCCCTTaacagcctgtgcccaccctcaaaaGTCAAAAGAGCAGGAAAAGTATGCTGTGTCGAAAGTCACCTACATAGCTTAGTAAAGTTCTGGCATTTTGCCATCTAACTTTAATTAGCCCTGCCCTTTCCTGTGATGGATCATGCAATCCCACGGGAGCTGCTCCCTCCTTTTTTGGTTTTGTTCTTCAGAGCCATGTCAGGATGACTTCTGCACTtcgtttgtaagtgtgtgtagctAATGCCCCCTCATATCACGCTATCCAGTGACAACAATGCTTTGCATTCAGTTCCTATAACTGGGGCTACTTGCCTCCATGTTAGGCATCCCTACACCTGCCGCCAGGCACTGCTATTTCAATGGTAGTTTAGAAGCAAAATGTGAGCTTTTCGAAACTAAAAACTGTAAATCCAATATGACAAAAGTCTCATAAAAGCAGGTTTTTAGTGACAAAGGAGGCAAATGCTCATCTGACGAAGCCTGGCTTTTCAATCAGTAGAGCTGGGCATAAAATATATCTGGGGTGTCGGTCACTTATATAGAATGAGGGTGAGCAATTCAATGTAAATGACATACTTTGATTTAGATGCTGAACTAAGTTAGCCTAACATGCTGTTAGtcgtggaaatatatatatttaaaaaaaaaaaaaaaaaataaccaagcatgctttatttattaataataaaaaagttAAACTAAGGATGAACTAAAAAGTTGTTCCAGAAGTCCAGCGGGTCCCTGCATGTATGGTTGGGAAACTCGGGGTTCTAATGAGAAGGCTTTTATTTCCAGGCCCCATCTCGAGCTGTTGGGCAGGAACTTAACATGCAGAACAcgtctttatattttatttttaaattgatgaTCAGTTGTGCAACAAAATGACGCTATCAATACTGAAAGTGCAAAAGTAAAGGAGCCGTTCGGCACCGTCTAGTACTTGGAGAGACAGCTCAAAATCCAATCTTCCCTGTGCAAGGATAGGTACCGCTGTATTTGAGAGACTTCCTGGTCTTTTGGCACCTCCCTGTGGGAGAGCCCTGCTTGGCGAAATAGCTCTACGAAAGCAATCAGCAGGGTTCAATCTACtatagcaaaaaaaaatatatatatatttgaagcgCCAGTAGGCCATTGAAACATATCGTAGATCCCACAACACCTGGGGCAACTGCTGCTGCCCTGCACAGTATGGGACTTTTTAGCTTagggaggacaaaaaaaaaactcctttacaAGGTGAACTGTGACAACTACAAGGCAGTATCTATAGATTAGTGTTCTAGCACAAAATACGTGGACAGCTTTCCTTTTTAGTGGATACAGGTACAACTAGGTACAACTGATTAACTCTTTAACTTACCCAGATGcttaatgtaaagaaatggctccctgttgcagttaccccccactttttgcctgatgcggacttgactgagaagtgtgctgggaccctgctaaccaggccccagcaccagtgttctttcacctaaaatgtaccgttgtctccacaattggcacaaccctggcacccaggtaagtcccttgtaactggtacctctggtaccaagggccctgatgccagggaaggtctctaagggctgcagcatgtcttatgccaccctagggacccctcactcagcacagacacactgcttgccagcttgtgtgtgctggtggggagaaaatgaataagtcgacatggcactcccctcagggtgccatgccaacctcacactgcctatggcataggtaagtcacccctttagcaggccttaaagccctaaggcagggtgcactataccacaggtgagggcataggtgcatgagcactatgcccctacagtgtctaagcaaaaccttagacatttctaagtgcagggtagccataagagtatatggtctgggagtctggcaaaaacgaactccacagctccataatggctacactgaatactgggaagtttagtatcatgTTTTTCTAtcatgctgctgagagacgagtttctgaccccatgcggtgagagcctttgtgctctctgaggacagaaacaaagcctgctctgggtggaggtgcttcacacctcccccctgcaggaactgtaacacctagcagtgagcttcaaaggctcaagcttcgtgttacaatgcccaagggcactccagctagtggagatgcccgcccccctggacacagcccccacttttggcggcaagtccaggagagataatgagaaaaacaaggagtcacaggccagtcaggacagcccctaaggtgtcctgagctgaggtgactctgacttttagaaatcctccatcttgtagaaggaagattcccccaataggaatagggatgtgcccccctcccctcagggaggaggcacaaggagggtgtagccaccctcaaggacagtagccattagctactgccctcccagacctaaacacacccctaaattcagtatttaggggctccccagaaccaaggaactcagattcctgcaacttaccgaagaagaagactgctgagctgaaaacccctgcagaagaagaaagaagacaccaactgctttggccccagtcctaccggcctgtctcctgccttctaaagaaacctgctccagcgacgctttctccaggaccagcgacctctgaatcctcagaggactgccctgcttcaagaggaacaagaaactcttgaggacagcggccctgctccaaaaagacgacaactttgtttcagaggagcagatttaaagacccctgcaatccccgcaagaagcgtgagacttcccgaggctccccctgaccgtgactgcctgactctaaaatcccgacggctggaaaagaccctgcacccgcagcccccagcacctgaaggatcggaactttagtgcaggagtgacccccaggaggccctctcccttgcccaggtggtggctaccccgaggagccccccccttgcctgcctgcaccgctgaagagaccccttggtctcccattgactcccattggaaacccgacgcttgtttgcacactgcacccggccgccccgcgctgaggGTGTACTATCTGTgtcgacttgtgtccccccccggtgccctacaaaacccccctggtctgccctccgaagacgcgggtacttacctgctggcagactggaaccggggcacccccttctctccattgaagcctatgtgttttgggcaccactttgaactctgcacctgaccggccctgagctgctggtgtggtgactttggggttgctctgaaccaacagtgggctaccttggaccccaatttgaaccccgtaggtggtttacttacctgcaagaactaacaatacttacctcccccaggaactgtgaaaattgcactgtgtccacttttaaaacagcttattgtgttttatgtaaaaagtatatatgctactgtgattattcaaagttcccaaagtacttacctgcaatacctttcaaatgagatattacatgtagaatttgaacctgtggttcttaaaataaactaagaaaatatatttttctataacaaaaacctattggcctggaattgtttctgagtgtgtgttcctcatttattgcctgtgtgtatgtacaacaaatgcttaacactactcctttgataagcctactgctcgaccactctaccacaaaatagagcattagtattatctctttttgccactatcttacctctaaggggaacccttgaactctgtgcatgctattccttactttgaaatagcacatacacagagccaacttcctacacttaagaTTGAGAAcatattgattgactgattgataaaAGCAAAGAGGTTTGCCCAGTAATTCCACCTCTACCCAACCCTTTAGAGCATGATTCAAACACTAATGCTAGCAATGGCACATCAGTTCAACTAGCTCTTTAGCATGCTACTCTTAAGTCCCAAATCCTTGACGATGAGACTTTGTGGCAAGGCCTGCAAATGATATGCAGACAAGTTCCGTAGATGGGGAGTTCGGCAGAATATATAAAACTACATTATTATTAATACGCTTAGGAGGCTTGAACACGGGCTCAAAGACACAAACGCAATTGACGTTTACTTACCAACACCTGGATGCCTTCTTTTTCTACTGGAGCAGTGTCATATGTGGCTTCGCATACTCTTACCACTGTGGTAACACCATACTTCTTTAGTTCCTTTGGGGGAGAGGGAAGGCATTAGAGGAATGATTAGCATGGGACAAATTGCTGTTGTGCCCTAAGGGCTGAAGGTCAACAAGATATCAAATGCAAGATGAGCTAATGCAGCAAGGACATGTATGTATTCCTTTACTGCTACAATTCGTGTAATCACATTTGTTTAGGAAAGGCTATGCTGCACACATTTCTAAGTCTTACAAGAGCGATATGAACTCATACGATAACAAGAGTAGGGCACAAAAAGCACCAACATGCAACAATTTTAAAACTTATTGTGCagcgaatttaaaaaaaaaaaaaaaaaaaaaaaaaaaaaaagggttagcCCAGAGCAATCAAAAGTATAAGGATTTCATAGCACTGAAATCTCAATTTCTCTGGCAGACCAAACTAGGATTGCACGTACACACTCAACAACGCCTTCAgctcatacatttttttttaaaaagaaatgttgaTTACTTTTTGAAATACACAGGCATTTAAGTGTCTTTGTACACGTGACACTTGGCAACTTCGTTCAGCTTCTAATGTGCTTTGCGAGAGCGAAATGTGTGAAATTCGTATAGATTTCCTTTTCTTAAATAAGATTTTCTATCATTAGGTTCTTCATTGACGTTCAGCAATAAAAACCTAAGTTCAAATTCAAGGGTCCTTGGTGCTAGTAAACGACtttttagaaaagaaaaaacaaagcaaaGAAACGAGGTAAAGAAAACCAGTTTTTCAAAGTTGAAATTGAAACCTGCACCCTTATAGCCAGGTAAGAGATCTCAGCTCATATGTTAAGCTCTGTACTGGCAGTCGTTTCAGTTTGTGTAAATGGAACCATAGGCCCCCGAATTAATAAGGATTACCGCCCTAATTCACCTTTGAGTGACCTGCTTGGTTTATGACTCCCAAGACCTTCTCCCCCGACTGATTATAAAACAACCAGTACAGTTGAAACAAATTACAAAACGAATCCCACACGGAGACTTAATTTGGGTGCATATTCTGGAATTCAGGCAGTATTGCTTTCAAAATAGGTCAACAACCCTTCAGGTTATCGCATTACAAAGATAGAAAAGAGAGTATTTCACAATAAAACGCATGTGGCAGATTAACCACTTCtggaatgtgcatgtttgctacagAAGCCAATTCACCCTTGGATAAACTAGGGCTATCCAAAGGACATTAACCCTTCGAATATAGATGGTTtggaacagcaaagtctttaacaaGATCAAAAGTGACAAACGATTTGGGCAAGTTTCTACGTTTCCTGATCTGTTTGCTAAGTTTGCTTTGGGAGCAAAATGGAGTCTTCTCGGGACTCACTGATGCTCATTGAGAAGGTGTGAAGGAGCCTGTATGCCTTGTTGTTGCTTACCCATGCATAAGAGTAAGTTTTCAGCTAGCCAAAAAGGTCCagagacgcaaccacagcacccagAGGCACTAATAACAATTCTCCAAGTGGAGGTGAGTTGAGCGGTGCCTTTACATGGTGACACTTCCTCCCTGCACAGAGCTTCGATTTCTTTTCTGTTGGCCCTACTACTAAGCAGCTCCAGAGGGGCCCAAGTGGCTGTGGGATTTCACACCACCACTGTAATGCACTGTGGGTTTGCTACTCTACACTTTCAAATACCTATATTTGCCAGAGACTGCTTAGATCCCCTCTGAGTGATAAGCCATTGACTTGGAGGCTCTAGAGGGACTGCAGGCAATGAGATATGGTAATTTTAAGAGGCACGACTACGGACCTTAAACTAGGAAACCTTTTTAGGAGTATCCACAATCATTCCATGACCGCCAAAGGAGCATA includes these proteins:
- the PTP4A1 gene encoding protein tyrosine phosphatase type IVA 1 isoform X2 gives rise to the protein MARMNRPAPVEITYKNMRFLITHNPTNATLNKFIEELKKYGVTTVVRVCEATYDTAPVEKEGIQVLDWPFDDGAPPSNQIVDDWLSLLKAKFREEPGCCIAVHCVAGLGRKRRGAFNSKQLLYLEKYRSKMRLRFKDSNGHRNNCCIQ